From Zonotrichia albicollis isolate bZonAlb1 unplaced genomic scaffold, bZonAlb1.hap1 Scaffold_257, whole genome shotgun sequence, the proteins below share one genomic window:
- the LOC141727881 gene encoding serine/threonine-protein kinase pim-1-like — MVFQAVTADSRVPPAGKAQEALQERYRLGSLLGRGGFGSVFAATRLSDGTPVAIKRVPRNRVRHWGELPDGTSAPLEIVLLAKVSTGFPGVVQLLEWLELPNCIVMVLERPEQCQDLHRFIGARRFLPEEEARALFRQVLEAVRHCTSCGVLHRDIKPENILVDLDTGQAKLIDFGCGTYLQDTVYTHFAGTLSYSPPEWNDFGWYHGEAATIWSLGILLHQMVCGEHPFRRGRNLSWGQLPLPQRLSQECKDLIWWCLSVNSLDRPTLEDLFCVPWMQNIPLP; from the exons atggtgttccaggCAGTGAC cgctgacagccgcgtcccgcccgcagggaaggcgcaggaggccctgcaggagcggtaccggctgggatcgctgctggggcgcggcGGCTTCGGCAGCGTCTTCGCGGCCACGAGGCTCTCGGACGGCACCCCg gtggccatcaaaaGGGTGCCACGGAACCGCGTCCGGCACTGGggcgagctg cccgacggcaccagcgcacccctggagatcgtgctgctggccaaggtgtccactggcttccccggtgtggtccagctgctggagtggctcGAGCTCCCCAACTGCATCGTGATGGTGCTGGAGCggccagagcagtgtcaggaccTGCATCGTTTCATTGGGGCACGGCGGTTCCTGCCCGAGGAGGAGGCGCGGGCGCTTTtccgccaggtgctggaggccgtgcggcactgcaccagctgcggggtcctgcacagggacatcaaGCCAGAGAACATCCTGGTTGACCTGGACACCGGGCAGGCCAAGCTGATTGactttggctgtggcacctacctgcaggacacagtctACACTCACTTTGCAG GAACACTGTCCTACAGCCCCCCGGAATGGAACGACTTTGGCTGGTACCATGGCGAGGCAGCAACAATctggtccctgggcatcctgctgcaccagaTGGTCTGTGGGGAGCACCCTTTCAGGAGGGGCCGGAACCTCAGCTGGGGCCAGCTCCCGCTGCCACAAAGGCTCTCTCAAG aGTGCAAAGACCTGATCTGGTGGTGTTTATCCGTGAACTCCTTGGACAGACCCACACTGGaagacctgttctgtgttccttgGATGCAGAATATTCCTCTGCCatag